The following proteins are encoded in a genomic region of Streptomyces sp. NBC_01723:
- a CDS encoding glycosyltransferase family 2 protein, giving the protein MNAKSDVRPPAVSVIMPVLNEERHLRGAVRAILAQEYAGEMEVVIALGPSTDRTDEIAAALVAEDPRVHTVPNPTGRTPAALNAAIKASRHPVVVRVDGHGILSPGYIATAVRLLEETGAHNVGGIMHAEGENAWEDAVAAAMTSKIGVGNAAFHTGGEAAPAETVYLGVFRREALERQGGYNEEFIRAQDWELNFRIREAGGLIWFSPELRVSYRPRPSVRALAKQYKDYGRWRHVVARYHSGSINLRYLAPPTAVCAIAAGVVVGAALTPWGFVVPGAYLAAIAAGSVPAGKGLGLKARARIPVALATMHMSWGWGFLTSPKSLARKVIASRRPAVQADTGTADAAGAR; this is encoded by the coding sequence ATGAACGCCAAGTCCGACGTGCGGCCGCCCGCCGTTTCCGTGATCATGCCCGTCCTCAACGAGGAGCGGCACCTGCGCGGCGCCGTCCGCGCCATCCTCGCCCAGGAGTACGCCGGCGAGATGGAGGTCGTGATCGCCCTCGGTCCCTCGACGGACCGTACGGACGAGATCGCCGCCGCACTCGTCGCCGAGGATCCGCGCGTGCACACCGTGCCGAATCCCACCGGCCGTACGCCCGCCGCGCTGAACGCCGCCATCAAGGCCTCCCGCCATCCCGTCGTCGTCCGCGTCGACGGCCACGGCATCCTGTCGCCCGGCTACATCGCCACGGCCGTACGGCTGCTGGAGGAGACCGGCGCGCACAACGTCGGCGGCATCATGCACGCCGAGGGCGAGAACGCCTGGGAGGACGCCGTCGCCGCCGCGATGACGTCGAAGATCGGCGTGGGCAACGCCGCCTTCCACACCGGCGGCGAGGCCGCCCCCGCCGAGACCGTGTACCTGGGCGTCTTCCGCCGCGAGGCGCTGGAGCGGCAGGGCGGGTACAACGAGGAGTTCATCCGCGCCCAGGACTGGGAGCTGAACTTCCGCATCCGCGAGGCCGGCGGCCTGATCTGGTTCTCGCCCGAGCTGCGGGTCTCCTACCGCCCCCGGCCGAGCGTGCGCGCTCTGGCCAAGCAGTACAAGGACTACGGCCGCTGGCGGCACGTCGTCGCCCGCTACCACTCCGGCTCCATCAACCTGCGCTACCTCGCCCCGCCGACCGCCGTGTGCGCCATCGCGGCCGGTGTCGTGGTGGGCGCCGCGCTGACCCCTTGGGGCTTCGTCGTGCCGGGCGCCTACCTGGCCGCGATCGCCGCGGGCTCGGTCCCGGCGGGCAAGGGGCTGGGGCTGAAGGCGCGGGCCCGGATCCCGGTGGCGCTGGCGACCATGCACATGTCGTGGGGGTGGGGCTTTTTGACCAGCCCCAAGTCGCTGGCCAGGAAGGTCATCGCCTCGCGGCGTCCGGCCGTCCAGGCCGACACCGGGACCGCCGACGCCGCCGGAGCGCGCTGA
- a CDS encoding LCP family protein yields the protein MPTPPRSPRVPASSPRGGPPPQRRGPRPSGRPPRPPVRRKRPRWAMRAVTALSVVVLASAGIGHMVLSGLDADISRVDPFKDMKNRPKAGDGMNVLMVGTDGRDRISEAERRRYRLGGAPCHCTDTVMIVHISEDRERASVVSLPRDSYAETPGHTDRTTGEQHKGHPLKLNAAYAEGGPQLTIRTVENMTHVKIDHYLEVDFTSFMKTVDVLGGVKICTVQPLKDSYTGLDLAAGDHTLMGGQALQYVRARHLDGASDLSRMKRQQRFLAALIDRATSSGILLNPLKFRDVTRAVLGSVRADKGFGTDELLALGRAMRNFSPSSSEFTTVPIGRMGYAVKGVGSTLKWDPVKSERIFDALREDKPLAAPRPKPTGPAPVRVPVDPKQIRVQVENGTRTAGLGRRVDDALAATGFRTTRAPRNATDRAVERTVVAYDPRWDQSAKSLAAALPGSELRPVKGQGALLKVIAGSDFRQAVKVRPADPPQESGTVVRGDEVVCGQE from the coding sequence TTGCCCACGCCGCCCCGCTCCCCCCGGGTCCCGGCCTCGTCCCCCCGGGGCGGTCCTCCGCCGCAGCGCCGCGGCCCCCGCCCCTCCGGGCGCCCGCCGAGGCCCCCCGTAAGGCGGAAGAGGCCGCGCTGGGCCATGCGGGCGGTGACCGCGCTGTCGGTGGTGGTGCTCGCCTCCGCGGGCATCGGTCACATGGTGCTCTCGGGGCTGGACGCGGACATCTCGCGCGTCGACCCCTTCAAGGACATGAAGAACCGCCCGAAGGCGGGCGACGGCATGAACGTGCTGATGGTCGGCACCGACGGCCGGGACCGGATCAGCGAGGCGGAGCGGCGCAGGTACAGACTGGGCGGCGCCCCCTGCCACTGCACCGACACCGTCATGATCGTGCACATCTCGGAGGACCGGGAGCGGGCGAGCGTAGTGAGCCTGCCGCGCGACTCGTACGCCGAGACGCCCGGCCACACCGACCGCACCACCGGGGAGCAGCACAAGGGGCACCCGCTGAAGCTGAACGCGGCGTACGCCGAGGGCGGCCCGCAGCTGACCATCCGCACCGTGGAGAACATGACCCACGTGAAGATCGACCACTATCTGGAGGTCGACTTCACCAGCTTCATGAAGACCGTGGACGTCCTCGGCGGTGTGAAGATCTGCACCGTCCAGCCGCTGAAGGACAGCTACACCGGGCTCGACCTCGCGGCCGGCGACCACACCCTGATGGGCGGGCAGGCGCTCCAGTACGTCCGGGCCCGCCACCTCGACGGGGCCTCGGACCTGAGCCGGATGAAGCGCCAGCAGCGCTTCCTGGCCGCCCTGATCGACCGGGCGACGTCCTCGGGCATCCTGCTGAACCCGCTCAAGTTCCGTGACGTCACCCGGGCCGTGCTGGGGTCGGTGCGGGCCGACAAGGGCTTCGGCACCGACGAGCTGCTGGCGCTGGGGCGGGCGATGCGGAACTTCTCGCCGTCCTCCTCCGAGTTCACCACCGTGCCCATCGGGAGGATGGGGTACGCCGTGAAGGGCGTCGGTTCGACGCTGAAGTGGGACCCGGTGAAGTCCGAGCGGATCTTCGACGCCCTGCGCGAGGACAAGCCGCTGGCGGCACCCCGGCCGAAGCCCACGGGTCCGGCGCCGGTGCGGGTTCCGGTGGACCCGAAGCAGATCCGGGTCCAGGTGGAGAACGGCACCCGCACCGCGGGCCTGGGAAGGCGGGTGGACGACGCGCTGGCCGCGACCGGGTTCCGCACCACCCGGGCGCCGCGGAACGCCACCGACCGCGCCGTCGAGCGCACCGTGGTCGCCTACGACCCCCGCTGGGACCAGTCGGCGAAGTCGCTGGCCGCCGCCCTGCCCGGCAGCGAGCTGCGGCCCGTCAAGGGGCAGGGGGCGCTGCTGAAGGTGATCGCGGGCTCCGACTTCCGGCAGGCCGTCAAGGTGCGGCCGGCCGATCCGCCGCAGGAGTCGGGCACGGTGGTGCGGGGCGACGAGGTGGTCTGCGGCCAGGAGTGA